The genomic window CAAGGTGCCGAAGCTGCGTCAGCGGATGGGGTGTGTCTTCCAGGACTTCCGGTTGCTGCAGCAGAAGTCGGTGCACGACAACGTGGCGTTCGCGCTGGAGGTGATCGGCAAGCGGCGCCAATTCATCGACCGCACCGTGCCCGAGGTGCTCGACATGGTCGGTCTCGGCGGCAAAGCCGACCGACTACCCACCGAGCTGTCCGGTGGCGAACAGCAGCGCGTGGCGATCGCCCGCGCCTTCGTGAACCGGCCGCTGGTACTGCTGGCCGACGAGCCGACCGGCAACCTCGATCCCGACACCAGCGGCGACATCATGATGCTGCTGGAGCGGATCAACCGGATCGGCACCACGGTGCTGATGGCCACCCATGACAATCACATCGTCGACGCCATGCGCAGGCGAGTGATCGAACTCGACCGGGGCCGCCTGGTGCGCGACGAGGCGACCGGCGTCTACGGGGTGGATCGCTGATGCGCGCGAGCTTCCTGTTCAGCGAGGTCTTCGCCGGCCTGCGCCGCAATGTCACGATGACCATCGCGATGATCCTGACCGTCGCGGTCTCGCTCACCATGCTCGGCGGCGGCCTGCTCGCGGTGCGGATCGCCGACAAGACCGAGCAGTACTTCCTGGATCGGCTCGAGGTGCGGCTGTATCTCACCGAGGACGTCTCCGCCAACGACCCGGACTGCTCCCGCGATCCGTGTAAGACGCTGATGGCGGACCTGAAGTCGACCACGGACGTCGAATCCGTCCAGTACCTCAGCCGCGACGACGCCGTCCGCGAAGCCAAGGAGAAGACGTTCAA from Nocardia iowensis includes these protein-coding regions:
- the ftsE gene encoding cell division ATP-binding protein FtsE; its protein translation is MITMRNVTKSYKTSTRPALDNITVDVGKGEFVFIIGPSGSGKSTFMRLLLKEESPTSGQIQVADFRVDRLPGRKVPKLRQRMGCVFQDFRLLQQKSVHDNVAFALEVIGKRRQFIDRTVPEVLDMVGLGGKADRLPTELSGGEQQRVAIARAFVNRPLVLLADEPTGNLDPDTSGDIMMLLERINRIGTTVLMATHDNHIVDAMRRRVIELDRGRLVRDEATGVYGVDR